The proteins below are encoded in one region of Winogradskyella helgolandensis:
- a CDS encoding ABC1 kinase family protein, whose protein sequence is MLGLNFSKKKEIKRYNKLLSVLTKYGFEDIMASSQLKKIIPNIYIKKHPETQKNLSFSKYERIRLVLEELGPTYIKLGQVFSNREDLLPPDLIKELAKLQDHVATLKNFSVSDVVEKELDIQITEHFQFIDSNPLAAASLAQVHKARLITGEDVVLKIQRPNIKDTIGADILIMKQLAKGLQKYSNQAKALQPLQIVASFEKSIKEELQFLREVENMERFAKNFEGNEAIYVPKVYRNLCTDQLICMQFIDGIKVSEIEMLQSLNIDTVAVAKVGVDLYLQQILENGFFHADPHPGNIFVIPETEQICFIDFGMMGSIMPNDKEALIDLLQQFLYKDVKKIIVLIEKIAVKVEVTDYKKLEYDLYELIESVNNTTLEHIKISVTLNQFKTVIFENKITLPHYLYMLIRALILIEGVGLRLDPSFNITDNLQPFISKLTRKRYNIKHLFKKNLNRFQDFNALVDTLPEDINSILKKVKEGKLVIVHEHRGLESFKNATSKAVNRLVFAVIIAALSIGSSILVIAKMPPLINGVPLLGAIGFLLSAVLGFYIIFSIFKNDHF, encoded by the coding sequence ATGTTAGGTCTTAACTTTTCAAAGAAAAAGGAAATTAAAAGATATAATAAGCTTTTAAGTGTGCTAACGAAGTATGGCTTTGAGGATATTATGGCGAGTAGTCAGCTCAAAAAAATTATACCTAACATATATATTAAAAAACATCCAGAGACACAGAAAAACCTTTCGTTTTCAAAATATGAACGTATACGTTTAGTCCTAGAGGAATTAGGGCCAACTTATATTAAACTCGGTCAGGTTTTTAGTAATAGAGAAGACCTGTTACCTCCTGATTTAATTAAGGAACTCGCAAAATTGCAAGATCATGTTGCTACGTTAAAAAATTTCAGCGTCAGTGATGTGGTTGAAAAAGAATTGGATATTCAAATAACTGAGCATTTTCAATTTATAGATTCTAATCCATTAGCGGCTGCATCCCTTGCACAAGTTCACAAGGCAAGATTAATAACAGGCGAAGATGTTGTGCTTAAAATTCAACGTCCGAATATTAAAGATACAATTGGAGCCGATATTTTAATAATGAAGCAATTGGCTAAGGGTTTGCAAAAGTATAGCAACCAAGCAAAAGCCTTGCAACCTTTACAAATTGTAGCATCTTTTGAAAAGAGTATTAAAGAAGAACTTCAATTTTTAAGAGAAGTAGAAAACATGGAGCGCTTTGCCAAAAATTTTGAAGGCAATGAGGCAATCTATGTCCCAAAGGTATATCGAAACCTATGTACAGATCAACTTATTTGCATGCAATTTATTGATGGTATTAAGGTTTCGGAAATCGAGATGCTTCAATCTTTAAATATAGATACTGTTGCTGTTGCAAAAGTTGGAGTAGATTTATACTTACAACAAATATTAGAAAACGGTTTTTTTCATGCAGATCCACATCCAGGAAATATTTTTGTAATACCAGAAACAGAACAAATTTGTTTTATTGATTTTGGTATGATGGGTAGTATTATGCCAAATGATAAAGAGGCTCTAATTGATCTTTTGCAGCAATTTTTGTATAAGGATGTTAAGAAAATAATAGTCTTAATAGAAAAGATTGCTGTAAAGGTTGAGGTTACAGATTATAAAAAGTTAGAATATGATTTATATGAACTCATAGAGAGTGTCAACAATACAACGCTAGAGCATATAAAAATAAGTGTAACTCTTAACCAATTTAAAACGGTTATATTCGAAAATAAAATAACCCTTCCACATTATTTGTACATGCTAATTAGAGCACTAATTCTAATTGAAGGTGTGGGGCTTAGGTTAGATCCTTCTTTTAATATTACAGATAATTTACAGCCTTTTATTTCTAAACTCACCCGAAAGCGTTATAATATTAAGCACTTATTTAAAAAGAACCTAAATCGTTTTCAAGATTTTAATGCACTAGTAGATACGCTTCCAGAAGATATCAACAGCATTCTAAAGAAAGTAAAAGAAGGAAAGCTGGTTATCGTCCATGAGCATCGAGGGCTCGAATCTTTTAAAAACGCAACAAGTAAAGCTGTTAACCGCTTGGTTTTTGCCGTCATAATTGCGGCTTTATCCATTGGATCTTCAATTTTGGTTATAGCAAAAATGCCACCTTTAATAAATGGAGTTCCATTATTAGGAGCTATTGGGTTTTTATTATCAGCCGTATTGGGCTTTTATATCATCTTCTCTATATTTAAAAATGATCACTTTTAA
- a CDS encoding 5'-nucleotidase, lipoprotein e(P4) family, with the protein MKNNILITLLIFTLLLGCKSQQIENDYSALSLKTTNIPIREYAIQSVLWQQNAAEYRALAYQTFNLAQMQLNHIMANKIDSKKPLAIVTDIDEAILDNSPYNGKQIELDENFNSLRWTEWVKKEQAKAIPGALTFFKYAKSKGVEVFYISNRSENQKKETVQNLQIMGFPFADDAHVLLKDTINTKEPRRSQVKQTHQIVLLLGDNLSDFSEVFDGHCTLERNASVDSLKAVFGNKFIVLPNPIYGDWETNGILEGKQNWTNFQKDSIRHQKLKSY; encoded by the coding sequence ATGAAAAATAATATACTTATCACGCTTTTAATATTTACGCTCCTTCTAGGATGTAAATCACAACAGATCGAAAATGATTACAGTGCGTTAAGCTTAAAAACAACAAATATTCCTATTCGGGAATATGCCATTCAATCTGTTTTATGGCAACAAAATGCAGCGGAATATCGCGCATTGGCATATCAAACTTTTAACCTGGCTCAAATGCAGTTGAATCATATAATGGCTAATAAAATAGATTCTAAAAAACCTTTAGCTATTGTAACAGATATTGACGAAGCCATTTTAGATAATAGTCCTTACAATGGCAAACAAATAGAATTAGATGAAAATTTTAACTCGTTAAGATGGACAGAATGGGTAAAGAAAGAACAAGCAAAAGCAATACCAGGAGCACTTACTTTTTTTAAGTATGCAAAAAGCAAAGGTGTTGAGGTATTTTATATTTCTAATCGTTCTGAAAATCAAAAAAAAGAAACCGTTCAAAACCTACAAATAATGGGATTTCCTTTTGCTGATGACGCACATGTTCTATTAAAAGATACAATTAATACTAAAGAGCCTAGACGTTCCCAAGTAAAACAAACGCACCAAATTGTTTTATTGCTTGGCGATAATTTATCTGATTTTTCTGAAGTATTTGACGGCCATTGTACGTTAGAAAGAAACGCAAGTGTAGACAGTCTAAAAGCTGTTTTTGGAAATAAGTTTATTGTATTACCAAATCCTATTTATGGAGATTGGGAAACTAACGGTATTTTAGAAGGTAAACAAAATTGGACCAATTTTCAGAAAGATTCTATTCGTCATCAAAAATTGAAATCTTATTAA
- a CDS encoding arsenate reductase family protein: MGEIATSRRQITLFYSSKSIRAKQTLAYAKAEGLVIQEIDILKIKLTGTQIVELADRLKIEVADLINQEHPAYTSHFEHHNFSTDDWIKMIQHNPEIMKQPIAMRGDVTILVETPTDIIKI; the protein is encoded by the coding sequence ATGGGAGAAATAGCTACATCACGCAGGCAAATCACATTGTTCTATAGTTCAAAGTCTATAAGAGCTAAACAAACATTAGCTTATGCTAAAGCTGAAGGATTAGTGATACAAGAAATAGATATTTTAAAAATAAAACTTACAGGGACTCAAATTGTAGAACTTGCAGATCGGTTAAAAATAGAAGTAGCAGACTTGATTAACCAAGAGCATCCAGCTTACACTTCACATTTTGAGCATCATAATTTTTCAACAGACGATTGGATAAAAATGATACAACACAATCCAGAAATAATGAAACAACCAATTGCAATGCGAGGCGATGTTACAATTTTAGTTGAAACGCCTACGGATATTATTAAGATTTAA
- a CDS encoding universal stress protein has protein sequence MKTILYATDYSKNSELALKYAYNMSKKLKAKLLVIHVFDYPTLLDHIDLKPEPAFPNIEKDAFKKHNSQLSAFCKSILQEDTTTLDIEAIENKSVVNGIIEKANKIDALLIVIGIKGLCALREIIMGSTAKHLVEKAPCPVLTIPSDSVKTEIDTVVYATDFEEEDFGAINKLVEIVKPFNAKIKILHISPLDDTINKEEKKGYEDKIQKHIDYSNLELDILYSNNAFKELKIYFGASNADLMVMLERHSNNFSSKVFHRDLIKRMESYGKIPLLSFNAKNYGIFHLE, from the coding sequence ATGAAAACGATTCTTTATGCCACCGATTATTCCAAAAACTCTGAATTAGCGTTAAAATATGCTTACAACATGAGCAAAAAACTGAAAGCTAAATTATTAGTGATTCATGTTTTTGATTATCCAACGCTTTTAGATCACATAGACTTAAAGCCTGAACCTGCTTTTCCTAATATTGAAAAAGATGCTTTTAAAAAGCATAATTCACAACTTAGTGCATTTTGTAAAAGCATTTTACAAGAGGATACAACGACTCTAGATATAGAAGCAATTGAGAACAAATCTGTTGTTAATGGTATTATTGAAAAAGCCAATAAAATTGATGCTCTATTAATTGTTATTGGAATTAAAGGACTTTGTGCACTACGCGAAATTATTATGGGTAGCACAGCCAAACACCTTGTTGAAAAAGCACCATGTCCTGTATTAACAATTCCTAGTGACTCTGTAAAAACAGAAATTGACACGGTAGTATATGCTACAGACTTTGAAGAAGAGGATTTTGGAGCTATTAATAAGTTAGTCGAAATAGTAAAACCATTCAATGCAAAAATTAAGATTCTTCATATTTCGCCATTAGATGACACTATAAATAAGGAAGAAAAGAAAGGTTATGAAGATAAAATCCAAAAACATATTGATTACTCTAATTTGGAGTTGGACATTTTATATTCAAACAATGCCTTTAAGGAATTAAAAATATATTTCGGAGCGTCTAATGCAGATCTCATGGTAATGCTTGAGCGCCACAGTAATAATTTTTCTTCAAAAGTGTTTCATCGGGATTTAATAAAACGAATGGAATCTTATGGTAAGATTCCTTTGCTAAGTTTTAATGCGAAAAATTATGGAATATTTCATTTAGAATAA
- a CDS encoding LysE family transporter codes for MNFLLCLVLGFLVAALGSITPSYLNLTVVKYSLKSGKVSAFYLIGGFATVLFFQANIGAYFSDILMKNSEYITLIQKIGTGILILLSLNFFRIHFNPKNKKKKFKIKKSKAYFSGIGLSLLNTIAIPFYFTSISLLISLNYFEYSLLNSLYFSIGSTLGSFSLYALYAIIASRIEHKLTTIANKMNLILGCLTGIVAIGNFVYLYAK; via the coding sequence ATGAACTTTTTATTATGCCTTGTATTAGGATTTTTAGTAGCTGCTTTAGGCAGTATTACACCAAGTTATTTAAATCTAACAGTTGTTAAATACAGTTTAAAAAGTGGTAAAGTATCTGCTTTTTATCTCATTGGTGGTTTTGCTACCGTTTTATTTTTTCAAGCAAATATAGGAGCATATTTTTCTGATATTTTAATGAAGAATTCAGAATACATTACACTTATACAAAAAATAGGAACAGGAATTCTTATACTCTTATCGCTTAATTTTTTTAGAATACATTTCAATCCGAAAAACAAAAAAAAGAAATTTAAAATTAAAAAATCAAAAGCATATTTCAGTGGTATAGGTTTGTCTCTGTTGAATACTATTGCAATTCCATTTTATTTTACTTCAATTTCTTTATTGATAAGTTTAAACTATTTTGAATACTCTTTATTAAATAGTTTGTACTTTTCAATTGGTTCTACCTTGGGTTCATTTTCTCTATATGCATTATATGCTATTATTGCGAGTAGAATTGAACATAAACTAACAACCATAGCCAATAAGATGAATTTAATTTTAGGCTGTCTTACAGGAATCGTCGCAATTGGTAACTTTGTTTATTTATACGCTAAATAA